Proteins from a single region of Hordeum vulgare subsp. vulgare chromosome 6H, MorexV3_pseudomolecules_assembly, whole genome shotgun sequence:
- the LOC123404770 gene encoding uncharacterized protein LOC123404770 gives MGWVDLEHGIALCDVLGGQEDSSTMKQIRYIPLPDKGPVKTHSILRGTTQRYRTVAVVHDHIEYVEVQIHVRPGARPSRLHGTYFSDGWTVLRWSRTVTSTSRWTMDCKLTASDITVPADMAALLPMLPTEEDSAATTLERLHVGHPTISLGDDSDVVYFMAKIDEMEEAAWVIAVNTKKKLQGVTEFRPRSRHSLEFTYIPTTISKHLTPPGAKGNVKRPGMVLPGSANKKLLPAVPLMYESFCGQNLQNAQVEQGDDTTDPMDIE, from the exons ATGGGATGGGTTGATCTTGAGCATGGCATTGCCCTCTGCGATGTCTTGGGAGGGCAGGAGGACAGCTCCACTATGAAACAGATTCGATACATCCCACTGCCGGATAAAGGTCCGGTCAAGACACACAGCATTCTCCGTGGTACTACACAGCGTTATCGCACCGTTGCTGTAGTCCATGATCACATCGAGTATGTCGAGGTACAAATCCATGTCCGGCCAGGTGCTCGCCCAAGCCGGCTTCACGGCACCTACTTTTCAGATGGCTGGACGGTCCTCAGGTGGAGCAGGACGGTCACCTCCACCTCTCGCTGGACCATGGACTGCAAGCTCACCGCTTCTGATATAACCGTCCCTGCGGACATGGCAGCATTGCTGCCCATGTTGCCAACAGAGGAAGATAGTGCTGCGACAACCTTGGAGAGGCTCCACGTTGGTCACCCCACAATCAGCTTGGGTGATGACAGTGATGTCGTCTACTTCATGGCCAAGATTGATGAGATGGAGGAGGCGGCATGGGTCATTGCTGTGAACACAAAGAAGAAGTTGCAAGGAGTTACTGAGTTCAGACCACGTAGCAGGCACAGCTTGGAGTTCACCTACATCCCAACCACCATCTCCAAGCATCTGACTCCACCAG GAGCAAAGGGTAACGTGAAAAGACCTGGGATGGTGTTGCCTGGTTCCGCTAACAAGAAGCTGCTGCCTGCTGTCCCGTTGATGTATGAGAGCTTTTGTGGACAAAATCTGCAGAACGCCCAAGTAGAACAAGGGGACGACACCACGGATCCTATGGACATAGAATAG